In the genome of Lathyrus oleraceus cultivar Zhongwan6 chromosome 4, CAAS_Psat_ZW6_1.0, whole genome shotgun sequence, the window CAATCAATTACGAGTAGAACATACAATTTTTGTTTGCAAACAAATTATTAACAGAGACAAAATAACAAATTTGTATTAAGGAAATTGTTACATTTGCTATTTAAATTGTGTGCATTAATGAAAATACATGAATTTTGTGAAGTATAACATATATGCTGGCTGGGTTAACTCTCATCTCTCCGGTgtaatcaatttttttaaataaaaatcgTCTTTTTCCTTAATATTAAATTAAGTTACAAATAAAAAAAAGTAAAACAATACCTAATATTTCTAAACATAcattttaaataataaaaaaagtAAATATCAATTAACCATACAACTAATATCCTAAATGGTCAACACCTTTTTTCTCGTGCCATTTGGGTCATTTTTGAAAAATCCCCATGTAAAAAAAGTTTGGATTCCCCCTAACCTTTCAAGATTCATCTCTTTTCCTCCTCATTAAACCAACTCAACTTAAAAGTTGACGTGTCATTAACATGTATGacatttttcattttaaataATTTTCAGATGTGTAAATCAGCACACAAACTTATCAAAATACCCCTAATTCAAGAGATTGTTTCTCAATTTCAATTTAATCATACATCTAACACATAGGGGACATACCTCCACATTCTACAACAATGGTTACCTCTACATCCCAATCATAAATCTACTTTGTGAAAAAGAGGTATTAACCctattctaaattatcaaaacTAAATAATAAAGTACAAACTAATATAAACGAGACGAATTTGAATTGTGTACTAGCGACCTCATTACTCAAATCGTCTCCGAATCCAAACTCAATCAAAACATATTTTTCATGTCAAACTCAGGGAGGATTCTTATGGGTATATGTGAGTTCGAGTTATGTTGTCATGTTTAATAAAATATGTTATTTAAATATTACTCGAACTTAAAATGAAATAAGTTCTTAACTAGGTTAATGGGTCAACAAGACCAAAATATCATACTCAAACTTAAAAAGTGAAATAAGTTTTTAACTAGGTTAATGAGTTAACAAGACCAAAATACCATCCTCGAACTTAAAAGTAAATCTCTTAAACAATTTCTAAATTAAAAAActaaaataacaaattaattttttaacccttaaaaagtattaattttttttataaaaaagtAAAATTTAAATTTTCTAAAAAATTCCACATATTTAATCTTAATTAAAATTGTGATTAGGTTAGGTCACCTTAACACCTCAAAAGATTTATTCGAAAATAACATTTTTTTTAATAGGAAAATGATTCTTCAACTTTATAGGTCGAATATTCGCTTGTGAAATTAGGTTTAGGGTTCATCTGCAGCCATATATAAACCCCCTTTGTCTCACACTTCGTTCTTCCTCAAATCTCACTCTCTCTCACACAGCCACAGTAACTGAACTCAATACCAAACAGAGACCAAGATGGCCGAGCAAACTTTCATCATGATCAAGCCCGATGGCGTTCAAAGAGGCCTCGTATGTTTCCTTCTTTCACACCCTTTTTTGTTCATAATTTTCATTAAATCTGATAACTGATTATGAAAATTTGACGATTTAAGCTTCATTTCATAATAAATTATCTTTATCCGGTAATTATTTGGGGAAATTTCCGATCAaatttcgtttttttttaaatttcaatTTGAATTAGGTTTTTATTTATTAAAGTTAAGTTTGAATCGAATGTATCATTCTGATTCGATTATTTTGAAAGTTATTTGCGTGGTTGTTATGAAATTGTGGGTTGATTCATGTTGCACTTTAAAGTTAAGTAATTTTTGGCTGATTTGTTTTGGGTGTTTCAGGTTGGTGAGATTATTAGCAGGTTTGAAAAGAAGGGTTTCTACTTGAAAGGTAACCCTTATTATATTAAATCTTGTTTATTTGTTCTATGatcaatgaaaaataaagtagggattctattgttttatttgtttgtaaatcACTGTTAGTAATTCATGGCTTGGTGAGATTGTTTTAGAATTTTGATTTTCTGCTATTTCTAATGTATTGTATTGATATAGATTTTATTAGATTTCTGGTTTTGTAACTGTTTTCAACTGTTTGTGATGATGAATGCTTTTTGTTGATTTCAGGTTTAAAATTTGTGAATGTGGAGCGTGCTTTTGCTGAGAAGCACTATGCAGATTTGTCTGCAAAGCCTTTCTTTAGCGGATTGGTGGATTACATCATCTCTGGCCCTGTTGTTGCCATGATCTGGGAGGGTAAGAATGTTGTGACAACCGGAAGAAAGATAATTGGTGCCACAAACCCTGCTCAATCGGAGCCTGGAACTATCCGTGGTGACTTTGCCATTGACATTGGCAGGTATATACGTGTTCTTGTTACAACGAATCTGAATTATCTGTGGAGAGTCTAATACATGATTCATTGAACAAATTTATTTGTCATTGCTTGGTTTGAAAACTTAGTATCTAAATTACAATCAAGTTGATCAAAGTTTGAGCGCACAACTAATTTTATCAACTTTGTTTAAATTGTGGTATGCAGTGTGATTAATTACTGTTACTTTTGATGCAGGAATGTTATTCATGGAAGTGATGCTGTTGAAAGTGCTAACAAGGAAATTGCTCTGTGGTTCCCTGAGGGTGCTGCTAACTGGGAAAGCAGCCTTCACTCTTGGATCTATGAGTAAAGATGAAATATGTGGTTGATTTTGAATCTGCCCTATTTTGATCTGTTAAATTTTATTAAGTCTGGTATGTGTCTTGGTTTGGATGTCAAGTCTCTTTATGTTGTTTCTGTTGAAACATTTTCACAGTTTGATTATTCAAATCGAAATCTAGTTTTGCTTTGAAACGTTTTCACAGTTTGATGAATCAAATCGGAATCTAGTTTTGCTTTTCCATGTCAGTATTCCCTGTGTTTGAGACATTGACGTGGTTGCACTTAAATATACAGTTATTATTCTAGTACACCGTTTATGTTTGTTTAGTACACCGTTTTATGATGTTGTATCGTTCTTCCAAGCGATATACATCATATTCTCATTCATTA includes:
- the LOC127076708 gene encoding nucleoside diphosphate kinase 1 → MAEQTFIMIKPDGVQRGLVGEIISRFEKKGFYLKGLKFVNVERAFAEKHYADLSAKPFFSGLVDYIISGPVVAMIWEGKNVVTTGRKIIGATNPAQSEPGTIRGDFAIDIGRNVIHGSDAVESANKEIALWFPEGAANWESSLHSWIYE